The proteins below are encoded in one region of Triticum aestivum cultivar Chinese Spring chromosome 1B, IWGSC CS RefSeq v2.1, whole genome shotgun sequence:
- the LOC123085389 gene encoding cysteine-rich repeat secretory protein 55 — translation MASSSSSPLLMLLLLPLLLAMARPCYSVDAIGTYCAKNGTSAETQASIDQVLAALVPRASAAYYATATAGRSSSAVWGLAQCRGDVPRQDCSLCLAAAAKEVASSCRGSSDGRVFYDYCLLRYSTSNFVGLADTGYTLILLNTQNATGVDLTAFDRAQGKLMSRVASEAGGAQNKGLATDTTRLGGDGGGAKTTIYGLGWCTRDITAADCGLCVAQAVAELPNYCRYRRGCRVIYSSCMARYEVYPFFFPLDGAGESADEVAQCDKIVLNYP, via the coding sequence ATGGCGTCTTCCTCGTCGTCTCCGCTGctcatgctgctgctgctccctctCCTGCTCGCCATGGCGCGTCCGTGCTACAGCGTCGACGCCATCGGCACCTACTGCGCCAAGAACGGCACCAGCGCGGAGACGCAGGCCAGCATCGACCAGGTCCTCGCGGCGCTCGtcccgcgcgcctccgccgcctACTACGCCACGGCCACCGCCGGCCGCTCCTCGTCCGCGGTCTGGGGCCTCGCGCAGTGCCGCGGCGACGTCCCGCGCCAGGACTGCTCGCTCTGCCTCGCCGCGGCCGCCAAGGAGGTCGCGTCGTCCTGCCGTGGCAGCTCGGACGGCCGGGTCTTCTACGACTACTGCCTCCTCCGGTACTCCACCTCCAACTTCGTCGGCCTCGCGGACACGGGCTACACGCTCATCCTCCTCAACACCCAGAACGCCACCGGCGTCGACCTGACCGCGTTCGACCGGGCGCAGGGGAAGCTCATGTCCCGCGTCGCGTCGGAGGCCGGCGGCGCCCAGAACAAGGGGCTGGCGACGGACACGACGCGGCTCGGTGGGGACGGCGGCGGAGCCAAGACGACCATCTACGGGCTCGGGTGGTGCACCAGGGACATCACGGCGGCGGACTGCGGGCTGTGCGTGGCGCAGGCGGTGGCGGAGCTGCCCAACTACTGCCGGTACCGCCGCGGGTGCCGCGTGATCTATAGCAGCTGCATGGCGCGCTACGAGGTGtaccccttcttcttcccgctcgacggCGCCGGCGAGTCGGCCGACGAGGTCGCACAGTGCGACAAGATCGTCTTGAACTACCCGTGA